In the genome of Dyadobacter fermentans DSM 18053, the window CAACTTTCACCCGAATACTTCCTAGTAAATACCAATGCCACCACCCAGCCCGAAATGCTGGAACATTTTATCAAGGACAGTTTCCAAAAGCATAATCTGATAACCAATTTCGAGATCGGGATTTACGACTGCACCACCAACCGCATTCGCTATGCCATGTCGCTGAGCACCAAAAACAACGACAAAATCCCCGTGAAAACGACCAACTGGATCAGAACCGACAAGTATCCCTATTATTTCGGTGTGCGTTTTCCCGAGCAGGAAACCTATTTCGCAGGCAGCATCAGCGGCGCCATCTGGTCGTCGGGGCTCGTTTTAGTGGCCGTCTCCTTTTTCGCCTACGCGTTGTTCGTGATTTTAAGGCAGAAACAACTTTCCGAAGTGCAGCGCGATTTTGTGAATAACATGACCCACGAGCTGCAAACGCCCATTTCGACGATCCGCATTGCCGCCGATGTGCTCAATACCGACAATATCGTAGCGCAACCGACGCGCCATAAGCGCTATGTTCAGATCGTCCAGGACGAGATCCTGCGCTTGCAGGGCCAGGTGGAAATGGTGCTTTCGATGGCCAAAGCGGAACGCAATGCATTAACCTTACAGAAAGAACGGCTCGACGCCCGGCAGATGATCGAATCCATTCTGCTGCCTTATGAGGATAAGGTGCGTTTCCAGACCAATGCCTCAAACTATGAAATCGACGCCGATCCGTTCCATTTGCGCTGCCTGATGAGCAACCTGGTGGATAATGCATTGAAATACTCCGACGACGTGCCCGATGTGGTGGTGGAAACATATAATAAAGGAAAAAACCTCGTTATTGCAGTCCGTGACCAGGGCATCGGCATCGCGCCCGAGTACCAGAAGAAGGTTTTCAACCAGTTTTTCCGTATCCCTTACGGCGATGTGCATAATGTGAAGGGCTTCGGGATCGGTTTAAGTTATGTCAAACAGATCGTCCGCGCGCACCATTGGCACCTCGCGCTGGAAAGCGAGCTGGGCAAGGGCAGTACTTTTAAGATCACTATTCCGCAGAAACACGCTTGATGAAAAAGAGAATCCTGTACGTCGAAGATGACCCTAATCTCGCATTTGCCACCAAAGACAATCTCGAACAATATGATTATGAAGTAGTTCATGCTACGGACGGTGCGGAAGCGCTCGACTTTTTCGGCAAGGAACACTTCGACATTTGCGTGCTCGACATTATGCTGCCTAGAATGGACGGCTTCACATTGGCCGAGAAAATCCGCGCTTCCGACAGCCAGGTGCCCATTCTCTTCCTCTCGGCCCGTTCCATGCAGGATGATAAGATCAAAGGCCTCAAACTCGGCGCCGACGATTACATTACCAAGCCATTCAGTATCGAAGAGCTGAAATTGCGGATCGACGTGTTCCTCCGCCGCAGCAAAGCAGATTCGATTTTAGTGGTCAAGCCGGGCAGTAAGCAGATCGGCAAATACGTTTTTGATTTCCAAAAGCTGACGCTCACCCTCGACGGCAAGTCGCAAAGCCTCACCTTCCGCGAGGCAGAAGTGCTCAAATTCATGGCCGAACGTACCGATCAGGTGATTCGGCGGGACGAGCTTTTGAAGGCGATTTGGGGCGACGACGACTATTTTATGGGCCGCAGTCTGGATGTTTTCATTTCCAGATTGCGCAAATATCTGTCCGGCGATCCCGACATTCGCATTGATAACGTGCACGGCGTAGGATTCAGGATGAGATGGTGAAATGACCTTTTTTGAAAATTAATTTTGCCGTTACTTGCTCACAAAAAATTAATTACGCATCTTTGCACCCTCATTTGGAAAAATTGTAAGTCATGGCTAAGGTTTGTCAAATATCAGGTAAAAGAACTCGCGTCGGGAATAACGTTTCTCACGCTAACAATAAAACAAAACGTAAATTCTTCCCGAATTTGCAAAAGAAACGTTTCTTCCTTCCTTCATCAGGAGAGTGGGTTACGTTGAAAGTAGCAGCTTCTGCTCTTCGTACCATCAACAAGAACGGTATCGAAGCAACTATACAAAAAGCATACGACAAAGGAACGCTTACGTTCTAAAAGGAATTTTACGAATTTATTGGAAAAGGACTTTCCTCCATCGGGAAGTCCTTTTTTTCGTGAGTTTATCACTCCAAAAAGGATTTCGTAATGGCAGCAACCGGCCAGGTTTTTCTTCTGCTAGGCTCCAACCTCGGCGATCGCCCGCAGGTGCTCGCAAGCGCCCGCGAGGCCATTGCAGCGCAGGCGGGGACCATCACCGGGCAATCGGGCATTTATGAAACCGAACCGTGGGGCATCACCGACCAGCCGTCATTCCTGAACCAGGTCCTCGAAATCTCCACTTCCCTCCTGCCTGAGGACTTACTCAGAATCATTCTCAACATCGAACATGACCTCGGACGCGTGCGCTACGAGCGCTGGGGCGCACGGGTGATCGATATCGATATGCTCTATTTCGGCACCACCGTCATAGACAGCGCCCGGCTTACGGTACCGCACCCGCGCATTCAGGACCGCCGTTTTGTGCTTGCGCCGCTCGCTGAAATCGCGCCGCGCTTTACTCACCCGCTTTTGCAAAAAACCTCCGCCCAGCTCCTCGACCAATGTCCCGACGACTCTGCTGTTTCAAAAATATCTTAAAAAAATACCATTGATATTTCACCCGCTTCATTTCGGGCTCCGAGCCATTTATTAAGGTTTTTTGCCAGTTCATCATTTTTTACTGTCATTTTAACCTGATTAACACGTGCTTTGTCAGGCCTTAAAAAAACTGTCGAAATATTTTTCAGCATTTACCAGGGGGTATACGCACACTGAGTTGTCAGAGAGAAAAGGAAAAATTCAATTTGATCGTCATCCTCAAAAAACGGCCTCATTTCCTTTTTTCGGCAACAGAATAAACCAATTTGCAGTAACTACCATAAAAGTCCATGAAAAACAGAATACTCAACTGCCTTCTATTAGCCTTGATTAGCCTGCCGGCCCTCGCACAAAACCGGCATTCGGTGAGCGGTTACGTGAAAGACAATAAGAATGGGGAAGGGCTCATCGGTGTCTCCGTTTATGTGCGTGAGGCCGAAACCGGCGTGGTCACCAATCCGTATGGCTTTTACTCGCTCACATTGCCCGACGGGAAGTACACACTGGTATTCACCTACATCGGCTACCAGAAAGTGACCCGCGAAGTGGTGCTCGACGGCGACAAAACCGTGAGCATCGAAATGACCGACGAAAGCAACGAGCTCGCCGAAGTCACCATTTCTACGCAAAAGGAGGATGAGAACGTCCGCAGCATCGAAATGTCGGTGAACAAGGTGGAAATGAAAACCATCCGCAAAATGCCCGCATTGCTCGGCGAGGTTGACCTGATCCGCAGCATTCAGCTGCTTCCCGGTGTCACGGCCGTGGGCGAAGGTGCTTCGGGTTTCAACGTGCGCGGCGGGGATGTTTCGCAAAACCTGGTACTGCTCGATGAAGCGCCGGTTTACAACTCTTCTCACTTGTTCGGCTTCTTTTCGGTATTCAACCCGGATGCCGTGAAGGACGTGAAACTGATTAAAGGTGGTATTCCAGCGCAATATGGCGGCCGGATTTCATCCATCCTCGACGTTCGGATGAAAGAAGGTAATGCCAAAAAACGCGAAATCAATGGCGGTATCGGCTCCATTTTCTCACGTTTGACATACGAGCAGCCTTTTGCTAAGGGAAAAGGGTCGTTCATCGTGGCTGGCCGTCGTTCGTACATTGACGTACTGGCCAAGCCATTTCTGAACTCGGATTTGAAAGATTCGAAATTCTATTTCTATGATCTGACGGCGAAGGTGAATTATCAATTGGGTAACAAGGATACATTCTATGCGTCGGGTTATTTTGGAAAAGACGTGTTCGGCGGCGGCGATTTCGGCTTCGGATGGGGTAATGCAACGGCTACCGCGCGGTGGAACCACATTTTCTCCAACAAGCTTTTCATGAACCTGACCGGTTATTACAGCAACTACGACTATAACCTCGGCCAGAACCAGAACAAGCCTGATGCCAAGGATCGGTTCGACTGGAAATCCAAGATCATCAGCACGAGCATCAAGCCGGATTTTACATTCTATATCACGCCTAACAACCAACTCACGTTCGGCGGCCAGTACATATATTATGACACGCGCCCTGGCAAAGCGACCTTCGTTTCGGAAGGCGATATGCAGGACATCAGCCTCGAACCGCGCTATGCCGATGAATCCGCATTGTATGTAGGCAATGAGCTGAAATTCGGCGACCGCATTTCATTGCAATACGGTGTGCGCTACTCCTACTTCCGCAGCCTCGGCCCGGCCACCGAGTACGAATATGCCGACAAAGGCAAAGGCATCCGGAAAGAACCGGTTTTCCCCGGCACGGAGTACAAACGCGGCGATGTGATCAAGAGCTACGGTAACCTCGAACCACGGGCGGCATTGAATATCGGGATCACCAGCAACGCGTCTATCAAAGCCAGCTACAACCGCACTTCGCAATACCTGCACTTGCTCTCGAACACCGCCGCAAGCTCGCCGCTGGATGTGTGGACGTTGAGTGGAGTCAATATCAAACCGGAAAAGGCCGATCAGGTTGCAATAGGCTGGTTCCAGAACTTCCAGGATAACACTTACGAGGCATCTGTTGAATTGTACTACAAAAAACTATACAACCAGATCGACTACGTGCCCGCTTCGGACCTGCTTTTGAACGAATATGTGCCCGGCGACCTGCTATTCGGCAAAGGCCGTGCTTACGGAGCGGAGTTTTATCTGAAGAAAAACAAAGGCCGCCTCACCGGCTGGGTGAGCTACACATTGTCCAGAACAGAACGTTTGGTAGAATCCATCAACAACGACGACTGGTTCCCTGCACGTTTCGACAAACCGCATAACATCACGGCAGTTGCCATTTACGAGTTGACTAAACGCCTCTCATTGTCTTCGAACTTCACCATTCAGAGCGGCACGCCGGCCACATTCCCGACGAACCGTTACAGCACTGGTGGTTTTGAAATTGGCAATAATTACAATGGACTTCGCAATAATAGCCGCATACCGGCCTACCACCGTCTGGATTTGGCTGCAACCTTGAAATCGAAGAGAAAATTATTCAAGGTCGGCGAGGGAGAATGGGTATTCTCGGTTTACAATGTTTACAACCGCCGCAACCCGTTCTCGGTTTACACGCGGGTGAACGAGGATAACCCGCTCAAAACGGAAGCTGTGCGCTATTCTGTGATCGGGAACTTCATTCCTTCCATTACCTACAACTTCAAATTCTGACACCACCACCGGAATCTATCAAGCCTGAAATATAGCAATGATGAAAAAGCTCAATACATTTAAATACCTCAAATTCCCCGCATTGTTCGCGCTGGCGCTCACGACGCTCACAAGCTGTGAAGACGTGATCGATCTCGATACGGCTGAGGGGCCATCCCAGCTTGTGGTTGATGCCTGGCTTACCAACCAGCCCGGCGAGCAGGCCATTAAGCTCACATGGTCGCAGGCTTACTTCGATAACAATCCGCCCAAACCCGTAACCGGCGCCGAGGTGACCGTTACCGACGACCAGGGCAAGGTTTACAAGTTCGAAGATGCCGACGGCGACGGCAAATACACCTGGGGCAAAACCACCGCCGACACACTCGGGCGCGTAGGCCGCACCTACTCGCTCAAAGTCGTGAACGGCACCGATACATTCACCTCCAAATCCGAACTAAAACGGGTTCCGACGGTGGATTCGGTGGTATACCGCCACGAAAAATGGCCATTTGAGCCGGATAAGGGCCCGCGTGAAGGCTTCGTAGCATCGTTCTACGCCCGCGACATCGAGGGCGTCGGCGATACTTACTGGATCAAGCCGGTGATCCGCGGCAAGGCGGTGGTGGACAAAGCGGTGAATATTTCCATTGCATACGATGCCGCATTCGGCGCTGGCGCCCCTTCCGACGGCCTGATATTCATCCTCCCGCTCCGCGAATCGATCACCACCGATTCGCTGTATTCGGCAGGTGCCGAGGTAGGCGTGGAACTGCACAGCATTACCTACGAAGCATTCGAATTCCTGAAACAGGTGAGCGAACAGGCCTCCAACGGCGGGTTGTTTGCCACGCCAATCGCAAACGTTCGCTCGAACGTGGTGAACGCCGACCCGAATGGCCCGAAAGCACTCGGATTTTTCAGCACTTCGGCCGTGAGCCGGATGGAAACCGTGATCGATCCTGAAAAGGCGCGCCCGGACAACGACTAAAAATTACACTTCAACAGCAGATGTATCCACTGGCGGACTCCGGTTCCCAGTGGATTTTTTGTTATATTTCATCCTGAATCGAACCAACCTATGAAGAACCTGCTCTCACTCCTGCTCCTGCTTCCGCTTACTCTCGCCGCCCAGAAACGTCCCCGCGAACTCGGTATTAAAATAGGCGTGCTGCCCACAGGTGCATTGAACGCGATCACCGATGTGGCGGGTGTGAAGGTAGGCCAGGTAACCCTCACGGAGGGCGCGGACGTGCGCACAGGCGTAACGGCCATTCTCCCGCACGACGGCAATATTTTCCAGCAAAAGGTGCAGGCGGCCATGTACATCGGGAATGGATTTGGCAAAATGACGGGCTACTCGCAGGTTGAAGAACTTGGTACCATCGAATCGCCCATTGTGCTCACTAATACATTGAGCGTCCCCACCGCCGCCGACGCGGTGATTGACTGGACGCTGGCGCAGAAAGGGAATGAAAATGTACGATCGGTGAACCCGGTAATCGGCGAAACGAACGACGGCTTCCTGAACGATATCCGCGGCCGCCACGTACGGAAAGACCATGTGCTGAACGCATTAGCTCAGGCAGAAAACGGCCCCGTGGTGGAAGGTAATGTAGGTGCAGGCACCGGCACGGTTTGTTTCGGCTGGAAAGGCGGCATCGGCACAGCGTCGCGCAAGCTGCCCGAAAAGCTTGGAAAATACACCGTGGGCGTTCTGGTGCAAACCAATTTTGGAGGTGTGTTAAAAGTAAACGGCGTGCCTGTGGGCGAAGAACTGGGCCAGTATGCATTCAAGGAATCGCTCGACAAATCGTCGGACGGCTCGTGCATGATGATCCTCGCCACCGACGCCCCGCTCGACGCCCGCAACCTGAAACGGCTCGCCAAGCGTGTAATGCTGGGCATGGCGCAAACCGGCGGCATTGCAGCCAATGGAAGCGGCGACTACGTGATCGCATTCTCGACCGCCAACAAGGTTTTGCACGAAACCTCGGAACCGGTGCTCAGCGCCGCTTACCTGCACAATGACTACGTATCACCACTCTTCATGGCGGCAATGGAAGCTACGGAGGAAGCCATTATCAATTCGCTTTTCATCGCCAAAACTTCGGAGGGCACTCAGGGACACAAGGTAGAGGAGCTTCCCAAAGACAAGGTGATGGAGATCATGCGTAAGTACGGACGCATTAAGGAATAGCCTGAGAAATACTTTTACGTATATTGTACATAGTCAGTGGAAACCCCTAAGGGAATTACTTAGTTTTGATACAAAGCTGCCAACTACTCAGGATTTTAGCCAAAAATCGCTTATTTTCAACCTGCTACGAAACCAGGTAATCTTACCCTGTTTTTCCTGTACTTTCCCGTATTGCCGGGCCTTTCGCTTAGGATTAATTTTGATGTGTAAATTCTGGTAGTCAACCCCGAAAAGTATGGAACATTCTATTACACACGCGTGCCTCGTTCACCCACACCCATTAGAGTGCGAGGCGGTTGCTGAATGGTTGAGGAGAAGGTCTTACATTGAACTGGTTGGTAAGTGTAACAATCTTGAACAAATCACCCAGTTACCCTACTTGAAGGACATCGACATTGTAGTTGTATTTGCCCACCACGCCGAAAAGACGGCCGACCAGATATTAAAGGTTCGGAAACTCTATCCAAAACTAAAATTCCTGCTGCTCGCACCCAGCCCGTCGGGCGAATCCGTGCGCGAAGTGGTGCGCTCCGGCGTGAGCGGCTACATTGTTTTCGAGGCCGAGCTCGATGAATGGGAACGTGCCATCCGGGCCGTTTCGGAAGGGAAAGTGTATTACGGACAGGAAGTAATGCTCAAACTGGCCGAGTCGTCGATGGACAAGTACATGCAGGAACCGGCGCCTTCCACACGTGATTTTTTGAGTAAAAGAGAAATTGAAATCCTCCGGCTCGTGGCGAGCGAGTATTCTACCAATAAAATTGCCAGCGAGCTTTGTATCAGCGACAAAACAGTCGAAACCCACCGCCGTAATCTTTTTCAGAAACTGGGTGTAAGAAACTCCGTAGGCCTTACCAAAATTGCTGTCCGAATGGGGGTGGTTTAATGAACGAACGGTTTTTTATAGTGGTAAACCCTTAAAAACGTTTCACAAAACCCTTAATAAAATCAGGGTAAAATCCAGGAAAATTCAGGGTATACGCCGATTGAAATAGCGCCCGCGCCGCAACAACTTTGTCTAAGTGTTTTAATTATGGAACTGACAAAGCGCGAAAAGGAAATCCTGGATCTGATTATGGACGAAATGAGCTCCAAAGAGATCGCCGAAAGGCTGCAAGTGAGCATTTCAACGGTGGAAGCCTATCGCAGGAGCCTGTTCAGGAAGTTCGGGGTACGCACGGTGATAGGGCTGGTGAAGGCAGCCATGAAAATGTAATACTCATAATTGCAAATTGGTATGGCAGATATCCGTCGCATGGCCGTCAACTGGGTCGACGGGATGAAAATCTCGCGGCAACATTTCCTGGAAACCGACCACTACCACCTCGATCAGGTCCGGCGCGCCGGGGCCGCATTGCTCTCCCCGATGAGCTACGGCCTGCTGCTTCCGAAAGACGGCATTGATCCCCTGGAAGTGCAGGTGTTAGGCGATGCCGGAAACCAGATCCGGGTGAAAGTGAACCGCTGCCAGGCCATTACGCCTGACGGCAGCCTGCTGGACATCGAAGAAAACGACGACCTGAAACTCGACACATCGCTGGCCGGCATATTAGAACAATACCGGCTCCCGATGACCCAGAACATTGAAATATACCTGGTCATCAGCATTGGGATGTTCGAAAGACAGCCCGCCGGAACGCCCGCCGAATCGGAAATGCCCGTGCGGCATCCGTACACGCTCCCGCTTTACCGCGTGAGCCTGGTGCCGTCGGAGCTAATCAATATAGAACAATGGGGCGGTCCGGCCCTGATCGTCGGTAAGCTCGCATATAATAATGGCGAGATCCGCGTACTGCACGATTTCGTACCGGCAAGCCGCGCCGTGCGCAGCCACAAAAACCTGCGCGAATGGCACAGCCGGTGGAGCGGCTATCTGAACGACATTGAAATGTATTCGTTCCGGATCTTGCAAAAGATCAAGTTGAAGAGCCAGAAAAGCACATTATCCGACAGCGTGCAAATGATGGTAGAGCGGCTGGTGGGCACAATGACGATGGTCAATATCAGCTTCCAGCGGCTGGCCCCCTGGGAACCGCCGGTGCAGATGGTGACCTCCATGATCCAGACCGCCCAGGCCGTCCGCACCTCGCTGGAATGCCTTACCGACCGGGAAAAGGAAGAATTACTGGCCTATCTGGCCGAATGGGCCGACGAGTCGCCGGGGAGCATTGAAAAGCAGCTGCTGGGCGTGGTGCAGGTGGCATACAATCACAACGACATTCTGCCCTGCCTGCGGATCATCGATGGCTTTTATACCATGTGGACGGCCCTTTTCCTGAAACTAAGCCAGCTTGAATTCATCGGCAAACGGAAAGGACAGCAAGTTTTTATCGTCGAAAGTCCTGTACACGAGCCTCCTGTGCAGCCCGAAAAGGCCAAATCGAGGTGGAGCCCTTTGTAACCTATGGAACCTCTGAACAAAAACCAGCGAAAAACGGCCATTGGAAGGTTTGTGGGTATGTACGTGCTCTCGCTCACATTCCCGCTCGCAGCCGTGTACCTGCTCATGCGCGTGCCCGACGCGGTGGCGGCCTCGGAAACCCGCCGTTACCGCGAGATTGTAGAAGAACAAGACCCGATGCTGGTCGACACCGACACACTCAGCCAGATCTCCCGCCGGCTCATCCAGCTCGACGGGCTGTACAGCAGCGCCACCGACGAAATGGCCAAAGCCACGGCGCGCACGCAGCTGGTGGATATTGAAAGCCGGATCAACAGCATCATGAGCCATTTCAACAACCTGGCAGCAGGCGCGGAGCACGAACAGAACAAACGGTTATCGACCGGCATTGCCAAACTCACCGAAGCTTTGGTAACCTACCGGCAGACCATTGGTGAGCTCCGGCGCACACTGGACAGCAAGGGGATCGACATGCAAATGGTGAACGACCTCCGGAACCAGATCAACATGAAGGACCTGGAAATCAAAGGCATGGAACGGCAGCTACTCACCGCAGCCGCAAGTGGTGGCGGCGGCGGAGGAGGTGGTGGTGGTGGCGGCGGCCCTGACAAGGAGCTGCAAGCAAAAGTTGCCTCCCTGCAACGCGATCTTGATAATTGCAGGAGTTCAAAATCGGGCGGGGGAGATATAGCGGCTATTCAGCGGCAACTGGATGAATGCCTAGCAGCCAGAAGCGGCACCGCGGTTACCTATCGCGAATGGCTCAGGTACTCCGAAGCGGAAGGATATTATCAGCTGCTAACCCAGGGAAACCTGCGGAAAAACGACCGCAAAGTGTATTACGATCAGGCGAAGCAGATATTTGACGGCTTACAGGTCTCGACGGCCAACAAGGAAATGAAAACCAAAGCGACAGAGCGGCTATTGGCATTACAAAAGAACCAGCCCTGAAAAAACATTCCAATCCATCCTACTATATCCATTCCATGCAAACCGAAGCACTCAGATATGCGATTACGGTCGCGCAGTCGCTTGCGCGTGAATACCGGCAGGAGCGGTTTGGCCCCGCACACTTGCTCATGGGCCTCTTGCACAACGACGTGGGCCTGGCCTCCGAGCTGGTTATGGCTGGCAAAGACGTCCCGTACCTGCGCGATTGGGCGGAAGTCCGGCTCGAAGAAAGCCCTAAGTCGATGAAGGTACCCGAGGTGCCGCCAGCCGACAATCTGGCATCGGCAGCATTGGAACTGGCCGAACTCATTGCATTACAGCTCAATATCGATACCGATCCGCTTTGCACATTTGCCGCTTTACTCAAACCCGGAGTGGGATTCTCTTCCGACCAGTTGAAATCCCTTCCTATTACCCAAAAAGAAGTACTCGGCCTTCACCAGGCTCCGATGAGCGGAGACAATGCAATCCAAGCCACTAATCATCAGTCAACAACTCCGACGGCACCGGTAGCCGCGGGTTTCCTGGAAAAATACACCTCCGACAAAACGCAACGCGCAGCCAGCGGTAAAACCGACGATATCATCGGCCGCGACCGGGAAATCCGACAAATGGCCGAAATCCTGGGCCGGCGCAGCAAACCCAACGTCATACTGACCGGCGAACCGGGTGTGGGCAAGTCGGCATTAGTGGAAGGTTTTGCCAAACTGATTGCTGAAAAGAAAGTGCCGCAGCTACTCCAAAATGCCCGGCTGCTCGAACTCGACACCGGCGCGCTCGTAGCCGGAGCGGCGTACAAAGGCGAAATCGAAGAGCGATTGAAAGGTATTTTAAATGAGATGAAGGGGTTTGACAAAGCCATTCTGTTCATCGACGAAATCCACATGTTGCTTGATCCGAAGGGTTCGATTGGTGCCGGGGTTGCCCAGTTGCTGAAACCGGAGCTCGCGCGGGGCGAACTTACGCTGATAGGAGCCACCACGCCCGAGGAATACCGGAAGTATATCGAAAAAGACGAAGCATTCTCACGCCGGTTCGAAATCCTGCACGTGGAAGAACCTGACGAGCTTACCGCCACCCGGATGATCGAGCATATGCTGCCGGTTTACGAAGCGCACCACGGCCTGAAAGTCTCCGTCGGAACAGCCGCCGAAGCCGTGAAACTCGCCAAAAGATATATAAAAGACCGCCGCCTGCCCGATGTGGCACTCGACCTGCTCGATCGCACCATGGCCGCCATGCGTCTGATGGGCGAAGTGTCGGAAACCGAGATCGGCGTGTTACAGACCGACCTGGACACATTAATGGCCATCGACGACGCAGAAAGGCTGCACGAATTGAAATGGTTCGCCCGCCAGTTGCCAAACAGGCTAAGTCCGCTGCTCACCGGACAATTGAACGAAAACGAAGCAACCGACCTCGAAACATCTGAGGGAATACACAACCAGCTGACTTCCAAGTTGTCGGCATTACGCGAACTCGCCACACGGCGTTCGGATACCATCGGCAAAAACGACGTGGCCGCCATTATATCCCACAAAACCGGAATCCCGCTCGGTAAACTCCAGAGTTCCGAACGTGACAGGCTGCTGGGCATTAATGAGGTTTTGAAAAAACGAGTGGTAGGGCAAGATCAGGCGGTGAAAGCTTTGAGTGAAGCCATTCTGGAATCGCGCTCGGGGCTGATTAAAGCCGGACAGCCGATCGGTTCGTTCTTCTTGCTTGGCCCGACCGGGACCGGTAAAACCGAAATTGCGAAAGCGCTAGCCGATTTTCTGTTCAACGACGAATCGTTCCTCATCCGTTTCGATATGTCGGAGTTTAAGGAAGAGCATTCGGCGGCATTACTCTACGGCGCCCCTCCGGGTTATGTCGGCTACGAAGAAGGCGGCTTGCTGGTAAACAAAATCCGCCAGAAGCCTTATTCGGTGGTTCTGTTTGATGAAATTGAAAAGGCGCACCCATCCGTGTTCGACCTTTTTCTCCAAATTCTCGACGAAGGTAAGCTCCATGACCGGCTCGGCAAAGAGGGCGATTTTTCCAACGCGGTGATTCTTTTTACGTCAAACATCGGACAAGAGCACATTATCCGCGAGTTCAATAAAGGCGGCGTGCCGCAGTCGTCCGACCTGATGGAGATTATGGCTGGCTATTTCCGGCCGGAATTTCTTGCGCG includes:
- a CDS encoding response regulator transcription factor → MELTKREKEILDLIMDEMSSKEIAERLQVSISTVEAYRRSLFRKFGVRTVIGLVKAAMKM
- a CDS encoding ATP-dependent Clp protease ATP-binding subunit — its product is MQTEALRYAITVAQSLAREYRQERFGPAHLLMGLLHNDVGLASELVMAGKDVPYLRDWAEVRLEESPKSMKVPEVPPADNLASAALELAELIALQLNIDTDPLCTFAALLKPGVGFSSDQLKSLPITQKEVLGLHQAPMSGDNAIQATNHQSTTPTAPVAAGFLEKYTSDKTQRAASGKTDDIIGRDREIRQMAEILGRRSKPNVILTGEPGVGKSALVEGFAKLIAEKKVPQLLQNARLLELDTGALVAGAAYKGEIEERLKGILNEMKGFDKAILFIDEIHMLLDPKGSIGAGVAQLLKPELARGELTLIGATTPEEYRKYIEKDEAFSRRFEILHVEEPDELTATRMIEHMLPVYEAHHGLKVSVGTAAEAVKLAKRYIKDRRLPDVALDLLDRTMAAMRLMGEVSETEIGVLQTDLDTLMAIDDAERLHELKWFARQLPNRLSPLLTGQLNENEATDLETSEGIHNQLTSKLSALRELATRRSDTIGKNDVAAIISHKTGIPLGKLQSSERDRLLGINEVLKKRVVGQDQAVKALSEAILESRSGLIKAGQPIGSFFLLGPTGTGKTEIAKALADFLFNDESFLIRFDMSEFKEEHSAALLYGAPPGYVGYEEGGLLVNKIRQKPYSVVLFDEIEKAHPSVFDLFLQILDEGKLHDRLGKEGDFSNAVILFTSNIGQEHIIREFNKGGVPQSSDLMEIMAGYFRPEFLARLTEIVPFAPISEENVVKIFDIHVRSLTDLLDKQGISLKLTPEARKSIAMQGFTPRYGVRPLKGVIRNLLRRPVSRMIISGEAGKGSVIEISTGESGEVVWNVHQAEGILE